From one Octopus bimaculoides isolate UCB-OBI-ISO-001 chromosome 1, ASM119413v2, whole genome shotgun sequence genomic stretch:
- the LOC106883882 gene encoding zinc finger protein 665 produces MDEKSEHETTESSNQTQENTEVKPHPCDKCGKLFTTSHKCADAGKEIHSCDICGKIFSEGSTLASHECIPTGEKPYHCDICGKSFSQSSNFSRHKHIHTGRKPYHCDICGKNFSQKDSFSRHIRVHTGEKPYHCDDCGKAFSENGHLVAHKRTHTREKPYCCDVCGKAFSVTSNLVTHKRIHTGEKPYHCDVCGKSFSISSTLASHKRIHTGKRPYYCDICGKTYSGSFELTRHKRIHTEERPYDCDICGKTCSGSANLSRHVRIHTGVRPYHCDICGKTFSQNSHFARHKRIHTGEKPYHCDICDETFSRSDNLTKHKRTHTGEKP; encoded by the coding sequence atggatgaaaaatcAGAACATGAAACTACTGAGTCATCTAATCAGACACAGGAAAATACAGAAGTGAAACCACACCCTTGTGATAAATGTGGAAAGCTATTCACTACAAGCCATAAATGTGCTGATGCAGGAAAAGAAATTCACtcctgtgatatttgtggtaaaatatTCTCAGAAGGTAGTACTTTAGCTTCCCATGAGTGTATTcccacaggagagaaaccataccactgtgatatttgtggtaaatcattttctcaaagtaGTAATTTCTCtcgacacaaacatattcatacaggaagaaaaccataccactgtgatatttgtggtaaaaattTCTCCCAGAAAGATAGTTTCTCTCGACACATacgtgttcacacaggagagaaaccataccattgtgatgaCTGTGGTAAAGCTTTTTCTGAGAATGGTCACTTAGTTGcccacaaacgcactcacaccaGAGAGAAACCATACtgttgtgatgtctgtggtaaggCATTCTCTGTAACCAGTAATTTAGTGacccataaacgtattcatacaggggaaaaaccatatcattgtgatgtctgtggcaaatcattctccaTATCTAGTACTTTAGCTTCCCataaacgcattcacacaggaaaaagaccatattactgtgatatttgtggtaagacATACTCTGGAAGTTTTGAGTTGACTcgtcacaaacgcattcacacagaaGAAAGACCTTAtgactgtgatatttgtggtaaaacatgtTCCGGAAGTGCTAATTTGTCTCGCCACGTTCGTATTCACACAGGAGTAagaccataccactgtgatatttgtggtaaaacattctcacAAAACAGTCATTTTGCtcgacacaaacgtattcatacaggtgaaaaaccataccactgtgatatctgtgatgaaACATTTTCTAGAAGTGATAatttaactaaacataaacgaacccacacaggagagaaaccataa